The Drosophila innubila isolate TH190305 chromosome 3R unlocalized genomic scaffold, UK_Dinn_1.0 2_E_3R, whole genome shotgun sequence genome has a segment encoding these proteins:
- the LOC117789818 gene encoding dolichol-phosphate mannosyltransferase subunit 3 gives MTNLQRWLFLATLFAVPYLALVLGTVQTPLTTKYLLHIQLLPLLLLVIFGVYSVVTVLYRTFTFNDCPEAAKELQEEILEARKDLIAKGFKFRD, from the exons ATGACAAATCTACAGCGTTGGTTATTCCTTGCAACGCTGTTCGCTGTGCCTTATCTAGCCCTTGTGCTGGGTACAGTGCAAACGCCGCTAACAACCAAATACTTATTGCATATTCaactgctgccgctgctacTCTTAGTTATATTTGGT GTTTATTCTGTTGTCACTGTGCTTTACCGCACTTTCACCTTTAACGATTGTCCGGAGGCTGCCAAGGAATTGCAGGAGGAGATTTTGGAGGCACGCAAGGATTTAATAGCAAAGGGCTTTAAGTTTCGTGACTGA
- the LOC117789813 gene encoding ubiquitin-conjugating enzyme E2 J2 has translation MSSSTASGSGARKQPTAVSRMKQDYMRLKRDPLPYITAEPLPNNILEWHYCVKGPEDSPYYGGYYHGTLLFPREFPFKPPSIYMLTPNGRFKINTRLCLSISDFHPDTWNPTWCVGTILTGLLSFMLESTPTLGSIESSNYDKQMLAQKSLAFNLRNTNFCELFPDIVSEIKQRLQGSKADLAASKSSSGSAKSANGLANGSVVATDSHSKNASSANEQTAMPADPCATDGLVVGAAAAGVDLGSGGPAALKNCARNSYLNWQSIYSNLVIVICFAIFALIVNYVIKNLNQE, from the exons ATGTCATCGTCAACGGCGTCCGGGTCCGGCGCCCGCAAGCAACCCACGGCCGTATCGCGCATGAAACAGGACTATATGCGTCTGAAGCGTGATCCGTTGCCGTACATAACCGCCGAGCCGCTGCCGAATAACATTCTGGAATGGCACTATTGTGTCAAAGGTCCTGAAGATTCACCATATTATGGCGGCTATTATCACGGCACATTGTTGTTTCCCCGCGAATTCCCCTTCAAACCACCATCGATATACATGTTGACCCCCAACGGACGCTTCAAAATAAACACTAGACTGTGTTTGAGCATTTCag ATTTTCACCCAGATACGTGGAATCCAACATGGTGCGTGGGTACGATACTAACTGGACTGCTCAGTTTTATG ctgGAGAGTACACCCACACTGGGCTCCATTGAGTCTTCAAATTACGACAAGCAAATGCTTGCCCAGAAATCGCTAGCATTTAACCTACGAAATACGAACTTCTGTGAGCTCTTTCCAGACATTGTTAGTGAAATCAAGCAGCGTTTACAGGGCAGCAAGGCTGATTTGGCAGCTTCCAAGTCGAGTTCTGGTTCTGCCAAGAGTGCTAATGGCCTGGCTAATGGCAGCGTTGTTGCCACAGATAGCCATAGTAAAAATGCCAGCAGTGCCAATGAGCAAACGGCAATGCCAGCGGATCCCTGTGCCACCGACGGATTGGTGGTTGGAGCTGCTGCCGCCGGTGTTGATCTGGGCAGTGGTGGTCCCGCTGCTCTAAAAAACTGCGCAAGAAATTCCTATTTAAATTGGCAGTCGATCTATTCGAACCTGGTGATTGTAATCTGTTTTGCAATATTTGCACTCATTGTTAATTACGTGATCAAGAACCTGAATCAGGAATAG
- the LOC117789814 gene encoding pyrroline-5-carboxylate reductase 3: protein MGSIGKIGFLGGGNMAKALAKGFIAAGLTKPNGVIASVHPADKISLQSFQELGIETLVENAPVVERSDVVFVSVKPQVVPKVLAEIRPLSANKLFLSVAMGITLKCLESSLSAESRVIRVMPNTPALVRSGCSVYVRGSKANDADAQITQRLLEAVGTCEACDESQLDIVTALSGSGPAYVFVMIEALADGAVRMGMPRDMAYRLAAQTVMGSGHMVRECNTHPGQLKDNVTSPAGSTAAALKHLELSGFRAAVAGAVEAATMRCRQISSET from the exons atGGGTTCTATTGGAAAAATCGGTTTCCTTGGAGGAGGCAACATGGCTAAAGCCTTGGCAAAGGGCTTCATTGCAGCAGGTCTTACCAAACCAAACGGTGTCATTGCAAGCGTACATCCCGCTGACAAGATATCACTGCAATCCTTTCAAGAACTGGGCATTGAAACGCTGGTAGAGAATGCACCCGTTGTGGAGCGATCTGATGTTGTATTTGTGTCCGTAAAGCCGCAGGTGGTGCCCAAAGTGCTGGCAGAGATTAGACCATTGAGTGCCAATaaactctttctctctgtggcCATGGGCATCACTCTGAAGTGCTTGGAGTCCAGTTTATCCGCAGAGTCGAGAGTAATACGCGTCATGCCCAACACTCCGGCTTTGGTTCGTTCCGGTTGCTCGGTCTATGTACGTGGCAGCAAGGCGAATGATGCAGATGCTCAGATAACCCAACGCCTGCTAGAGGCTGTTGGCACCTGCGAGGCCTGTGACGAATCCCAGCTGGACATTGTTACGGCACTGAGTGGTAGTGGACCCGCCTATGTATTTGTGATGATCGAGGCGCTGGCTGATGGCGCTGTGCGCATGGGAATGCCCAGGGATATGGCTTATAGGTTGGCCGCACAGACGGTGATGGGTTCCGGGCACATGGTCAGAGAATGCAACACTCATCCCGGTCAATTGAAAGACAATGTCACAAGTCCAGCTGGTTCAACAGCCGCTGCCTTAAAGCACCTCGAGTTATCAG GTTTCCGTGCGGCGGTGGCGGGAGCTGTGGAGGCGGCAACGATGCGCTGTCGCCAGATATCAAGCGAGACTTAG
- the LOC117789810 gene encoding nucleolar protein 14 homolog, with amino-acid sequence MGGKNNKKSRADAVSSKKSVPNTNPFDTAIAQTAKRLNPFDVHVNKEKFKILGRICKHDRGMPGVSRAKALQKRAQTIGKQYAVKNKTNKFMDHRIGKHLSGDQLTESVMNARYLSEKLAQVRASNKAEKFNLNDDELLTHRGQTLEEIEQYRDERSDDEELDDEVDAEFTSTAHFGGDGDTPQDRQTAIEEMISEQKRRKNEIAKDKDEVYDLTEKLDANYKQLLPLVAKATKDEQHEKPPPDAYDKLLKEMIFEPRGSVTDKLIKPEELAKQEAARLEKLENERLRRMKADGEEQETNVQVTHRSADDLDDGYFVAGNEDDADDTLAYDLDGNLGTHLNDRKQPNKSAAKQRDDDDNVDDGSEDEDEGEEEEEDSDSEVDNLSDLKESESESEPEEIPQPSKSKAKSPKEKSSKPIDMSIPFTIKMSKTYEDFTELLGKYTPAQRAIVVERIIKCNDPKLEGVNRESVVKLFAFLLQYIKDLFEDASEQDILPHFQLVSLLMPHLYDLIQLNPERMSNTLLDVIKEKYADYRKNHKAYPSLETLIYFKLVSNMYSTSDFRHPVATPTYIFMQHILSRARVRTRQDIAMGLFIVTIAQEFGSRSKRFLPAVFNFLQGIVHMAIPKREAEQLEIVPPFERDGLFSKLLAIPATSESKSLGPQQMQAADLVTLSLTLDFKVRALDTALRLIHQVMEELVSEHTGACFLATPFLALLERLPLEPYPEHVHQHYAEAKSLVERLAAQKMKPLAPPDRKPKALRLLEPRFEVVYDDKRRPKLSKQKEERVKLLHKIKREKKGAIREIRRDTAFVQDLKLKQQLQSDKERNEKVKRIYQEASMQQGELNELARAKKRKKF; translated from the exons ATGGGAggcaagaataataaaaagtcCCGCGCTGATGCGGTGTCCTCCAAGAAATCAGTACCGAACACTAATCCTTTCGACACGGCGATCGCCCAAACCGCTAAGCGATTAAATCCATTCGACGTGCATGTAAATAAGGAGAAGTTCAAAATCTTGGGTCGGATCTGCAAGCATGACCGAGGCATGCCTGGCGTTTCACGAGCCAAGGCGCTGCAGAAGCGCGCTCAGACAATCGGCAAGCAATATGCGGTTAAAAACAAGACCAACAAATTTATGGATCATCGCATTGGCAAACATCTGAGCGGTGACCAGCTGACCGAGTCGGTGATGAATGCCCGCTATCTGTCTGAGAAGCTAGCACAAGTGCGAGCCTCCAACAAGGCGGAGAAGTTCAATCTGAATGACGATGAACTGCTCACACATAGAGGACAAACGCTCGAGGAGATTGAGCAGTACAGAGACGAGCGATCCGATGACGAGGAGCTGGACGACGAGGTGGATG CTGAGTTCACGTCCACGGCTCATTTCGGCGGAGATGGCGATACGCCACAGGATCGCCAAACAGCCATTGAAGAAATGATTAGTGAACAGAAGCGTCGCAAGAATGAAATTGCCAAGGATAAGGATGAAGTGTATGACCTGACTGAGAAATTGGATGCCAACTACAAACAGCTATTGCCGCTCGTAGCAAAGGCAACCAAGGATGAACAGCATGAAAAGCCACCGCCAGATGCATATGACAAATTGCTTAAGGAGATGATCTTCGAACCGCGTGGCAGTGTCACGGACAAACTCATAAAACCCGAAGAACTCGCCAAACAGGAGGCAGCGCGTCTGGAGAAACTTGAAAACGAAAGATTGCGACGCATGAAGGCGGATGGTGAGGAGCAGGAAACAAATGTACAGGTCACACATCGTTCCGCTGATGACCTGGACGATGGTTACTTTGTGGCGGGCAACGAGGACGATGCAGACGATACGCTAGCCTATGATTTGGATGGCAATCTTGGCACGCATCTGAATGACAGAAAGCAGCCAAATAAATCAGCAGCAAAGCAGAGGGATGATGATGACAACGTTGATGATGGAagtgaagatgaagatgaaggtgaagaagaggaagaagataGCGACTCTGAGGTAGATAACTTAAGTGATCTTAAGGAATCGGAAAGCGAGTCCGAGCCAGAAGAAATACCACAGCCATCTAAAAGTAAAGCCAAGTCTCCAAAAGAGAAATCATCGAAACCAATAGATATGAGCATACCCTTTACCATCAAGATGTCGAAGACTTATGAGGACTTTACCGAACTACTTGGCAAGTATACGCCGGCACAGCGGGCGATCGTTGTGGAGCGTATTATCAAGTGCAATGATCCCAAGCTGGAGGGCGTCAATCGTGAAAGTGTTGTGAAACTTTTTGCCTTTCTGCTGCAGTACATTAAGGACCTGTTCGAGGATGCCAGTGAGCAGGATATCCTTCCACATTTCCAGCTTGTTTCGCTGCTAATGCCGCACCTCTATGACCTAATACAACTTAATCCCGAGCGCATGTCCAACACGCTGCTGGATGTGATCAAGGAGAAGTATGCTGACTATCGCAAAAATCACAAGGCTTATCCATCGCTGGAAACACTCATCTACTTTAAGCTCGTCTCGAATATGTATTCCACTTCGGACTTTCGGCATCCtgtggccacgcccacatacATTTTCATGCAGCACATTCTGTCGAGGGCGCGTGTTCGCACTCGTCAGGATATTGCCATGGGTCTATTCATAGTTACCATTGCCCAGGAGTTTGGATCGCGCTCCAAGCGTTTTTTGCCTGCCGTCTTCAATTTCCTGCAGGGCATTGTACACATGGCTATACCCAAGCGGGAAGCGGAGCAGCTGGAGATTGTGCCGCCTTTTGAGCGGGATGGACTCTTTAGCAAACTACTGGCCATTCCAGCCACCAGCGAGAGCAAGTCCCTTGGGCCCCAGCAAATGCAGGCGGCTGATCTGGTGACGCTCTCACTCACACTGGACTTTAAAGTACGGGCACTGGATACTGCGTTGCGTCTAATCCACCAAGTCATGGAGGAACTTGTGAGTGAGCACACTGGCGCCTGCTTTTTGGCCACACCTTTCTTGGCTCTGCTGGAACGTCTGCCGTTAGAACCCTATCCCGAACATGTACATCAACACTATGCCGAGGCTAAATCTCTGGTGGAGCGTTTGGCGGCACAGAAAATGAAACCTCTGGCGCCTCCAGATAGAAAGCCAAAGGCATTGCGTCTGCTGGAGCCGCGCTTTGAAGTCGTCTACGATGACAAGCGACGTCCCAAGTTGTCCAAGCAGAAGGAGGAGCGTGTCAAGCTGCTGCACAAGATCAAGCGTGAGAAGAAGGGTGCGATTCGGGAAATACGACGAGACACGGCCTTTGTACAGGATCTCAAGCTtaagcaacagctgcaaag CGACAAGGAGCGTAACGAGAAGGTCAAGCGGATCTACCAGGAAGCATCCATGCAGCAAGGCGAGCTCAACGAACTGGCGCGTGCCAAGAAGCGTAAAAAGTTCTAA
- the LOC117789790 gene encoding splicing factor 1 isoform X1, producing MSATPPDLLHLPVSAGSVKEKEANGSSNNDDYRSRGADKERSRSRDRGRDKDKDKEREKKRRDRDRGSKDRDSRRRDSRERDRDRDRERDSRSHRSHSRNHDDYERRKKRSKSRDRERRRERDRDSRSRRSGSRGGGSRDDYDRSRRRRSSSRGYDRRRNERSHESTRNSRERSSRERNSRERAYVNPFDTSANRNSLHEQEPRIPSLFERQPQLDTIREEISSRFDLSQTIHELMSNVGGTKSFASLFSSQNSNDSMSNGLSENSMDSAAERKRKRKSRWGGTEKDKTFIPGMPTILPSTLDPAQQEAYLVQFQIEEISRKLRTGDLGITQTPEERSPSPEPIYSSDGKRLNTREFRYRKRLEEQRHQLIVKMQAVNPEFKPPADYKPPVTRVSDKVLIPQEQHPDINFVGLLIGPRGNTLKAMEKDTGAKIIIRGKGSVKEGKVGRKDGQPLPGEDEPLHAFITAPNPEAVRKAVDKIKDVIRQGIEVPEGHNDLRRMQLRELAQLNGTLRENDIQRCTCGSTDHKSWQCPDKPIVTNTIVCTSCGGTGHLTKDCRNKRPGSGAPGMAMEDSQAKIDEEYMSLMAELGEGPPPSAPKPEAPAAPQLHRASYSIFDKKPSQMQAIQSPPSSSSRDHQREMGGGWGAPPPHEHPMGMDPGMGMDHSMGMSPYVPAPPVGQVPPPMPPPLMPWMNAPQPPPPASEPMNPPIPGTLAPLIPPPPGTGAPPMPPWATGYPGWGTGYAPPPPPPCAPPPPTISLTQPPPPPPPSN from the exons ATGAGTGCAACTCCGCCAGATTTATTGCATCTGCCGGTGTCGGCCGGATCCGTTAAGGAAAAGGAAGCCAAcggtagcagcaacaacgatgaTTATCGTAGCCGCGGTGCTGATAAAGAGCGCTCCCGTTCCAGAGATCGTGGCAGGGACAAGGATAAGgataaagaaagagaaaagaaacgCAG AGATCGTGATCGCGGAAGCAAGGATCGCGATAGCCGTCGACGTGACAGTCGTGAGCGGGACAGAGATCGTGACCGGGAACGCGATTCCCGATCGCATCGCAGCCATTCGCGCAATCATGACGATTATGAAAGGCGCAAAAAACGCTCTAAGAGCAGGGATCGTGAGCGTAGACGCGAACGGGATCGTGATTCACGCTCAAGGCGCAGCGGATCACGTGGTGGAGGTAGTCGTGATGATTATGATCGCAGTCGACGCCGTCGCTCCAGTAGTCGTGGTTATGACCGTCGTCGAAATGAGCGTAGCCATGAATCAACTCGTAATAGCCGGGAACGAAGCAGTCGGGAGCGCAACAGTCGAGAGCGTGCATATGTGAATCCATTTGACACTTCAGCCAATCGCAATTCACTGCACGAGCAGGAGCCGCGTATTCCCTCTCTTTTTGAGAGACAGCCCCaactggataccatacgcgaGGAGATTAGTTCACGCTTTGATCTCTCACAAACTATACATGAGCTCATGAGCAATGTGGGAGGCACCAAGAGTTTTGCCTCACTGTTTAGTAGCCAAAACAGCAACGACTCAATGAGCAATGGACTCTCGGAGAATTCGA TGGACAGCGCAGCTGAGAGAAAGCGCAAGAGGAAATCACGTTGGGGAGGCACTGAAAAGGACAAGACATTCATACCGGGAATGCCCACAATTTTGCCATCGACGCTGGATCCGGCACAGCAGGAGGCCTACTTAG TTCAATTTCAAATCGAGGAGATCAGCCGAAAGTTGCGCACTGGCGATTTGGGCATCACACAAACGCCGGAAGAAAG ATCGCCTTCTCCGGAGCCCATTTACAGTTCTGATGGCAAGCGTTTGAACACACGCGAGTTTCGCTATCGGAAGCGCTTGGAAGAGCAGCGTCATCAGTTGATTGTCAAGATGCAAGCCGTCAATCCGGAGTTCAAGCCCCCGGCTGATTACAA GCCGCCTGTGACTCGAGTCAGCGACAAGGTTTTGATACCGCAAGAGCAGCATCCGGATATTAACTTTGTGGGCTTACTGATTGGACCACGTGGCAACACACTGAAGGCCATGGAGAAAGACACTGGCGCAAAGATCATTATTCGCGGCAAAGGCTCTGTCAAGGAGGGTAAAGTTGGGCGCAAGGATGGGCAACCGTTGCCTGGCGAAGATGAGCCACTGCATGCATTCATCACAGCACCTAATCCAGAGGCGGTGCGCAAGGCTGTCGACAAGATAAAGGATGTCATACGTCAGGGCATCGAGGTGCCCGAGGGACACAACGATTTGCGTCGCATGCAGTTGCGTGAGTTGGCTCAGTTGAATGGCACGTTGCGTGAGAATGACATACAACGTTGCACCTGCGGATCCACGGATCACAAGTCATGGCAGTGCCCCGATAAGCCGATCGTCACCAATACCATTGTGTGCACTTCATGCGGGGGCACTGGACATTTGACCAAAGATTGTCGTAATAAGCGTCCCGGCTCTGGTGCACCAGGCATGGCCATGGAGGATTCACAGGCCAAGATCGATGAAGAGTATATGAGCCTAATGGCGGAACTGGGTGAGGGACCGCCGCCTTCTGCTCCCAAGCCTGAAGCTCCTGCTGCGCCCCAGTTACATCGCGCCAGCTACAGCATCTTTGATAAGAAGCCATCGCAGATGCAGGCCATACAGTCGCCGCCCAGTTCCTCGTCACGGGATCATCAGCGCGAGATGGGCGGTGGATGGGGTGCTCCACCACCGCATGAACATCCAATGGGCATGGATCCTGGCATGGGCATGGATCATTCAATGGGCATGTCGCCATATGTCCCTGCACCGCCAGTTGGCCAGGTTCCGCCACCGATGCCGCCACCGCTTATGCCTTGGATGAACGCACCGCAGCCACCACCCCCGGCCTCAGAGCCGATGAATCCACCCATACCGGGTACATTAGCGCCGCTTATACCGCCGCCACCTGGTACAGGTGCACCACCAATGCCACCATGGGCCACTGGGTATCCTGGCTGGGGCACCGGCTATGCGCCGCCTCCTCCACCGCCGTGTGCACCACCACCGCCTACAATTAGCTTGACACAaccgccaccaccgccgccgccatcTAATTGA
- the LOC117789790 gene encoding splicing factor 1 isoform X2, which yields MQAVNPEFKPPADYKPPVTRVSDKVLIPQEQHPDINFVGLLIGPRGNTLKAMEKDTGAKIIIRGKGSVKEGKVGRKDGQPLPGEDEPLHAFITAPNPEAVRKAVDKIKDVIRQGIEVPEGHNDLRRMQLRELAQLNGTLRENDIQRCTCGSTDHKSWQCPDKPIVTNTIVCTSCGGTGHLTKDCRNKRPGSGAPGMAMEDSQAKIDEEYMSLMAELGEGPPPSAPKPEAPAAPQLHRASYSIFDKKPSQMQAIQSPPSSSSRDHQREMGGGWGAPPPHEHPMGMDPGMGMDHSMGMSPYVPAPPVGQVPPPMPPPLMPWMNAPQPPPPASEPMNPPIPGTLAPLIPPPPGTGAPPMPPWATGYPGWGTGYAPPPPPPCAPPPPTISLTQPPPPPPPSN from the exons ATGCAAGCCGTCAATCCGGAGTTCAAGCCCCCGGCTGATTACAA GCCGCCTGTGACTCGAGTCAGCGACAAGGTTTTGATACCGCAAGAGCAGCATCCGGATATTAACTTTGTGGGCTTACTGATTGGACCACGTGGCAACACACTGAAGGCCATGGAGAAAGACACTGGCGCAAAGATCATTATTCGCGGCAAAGGCTCTGTCAAGGAGGGTAAAGTTGGGCGCAAGGATGGGCAACCGTTGCCTGGCGAAGATGAGCCACTGCATGCATTCATCACAGCACCTAATCCAGAGGCGGTGCGCAAGGCTGTCGACAAGATAAAGGATGTCATACGTCAGGGCATCGAGGTGCCCGAGGGACACAACGATTTGCGTCGCATGCAGTTGCGTGAGTTGGCTCAGTTGAATGGCACGTTGCGTGAGAATGACATACAACGTTGCACCTGCGGATCCACGGATCACAAGTCATGGCAGTGCCCCGATAAGCCGATCGTCACCAATACCATTGTGTGCACTTCATGCGGGGGCACTGGACATTTGACCAAAGATTGTCGTAATAAGCGTCCCGGCTCTGGTGCACCAGGCATGGCCATGGAGGATTCACAGGCCAAGATCGATGAAGAGTATATGAGCCTAATGGCGGAACTGGGTGAGGGACCGCCGCCTTCTGCTCCCAAGCCTGAAGCTCCTGCTGCGCCCCAGTTACATCGCGCCAGCTACAGCATCTTTGATAAGAAGCCATCGCAGATGCAGGCCATACAGTCGCCGCCCAGTTCCTCGTCACGGGATCATCAGCGCGAGATGGGCGGTGGATGGGGTGCTCCACCACCGCATGAACATCCAATGGGCATGGATCCTGGCATGGGCATGGATCATTCAATGGGCATGTCGCCATATGTCCCTGCACCGCCAGTTGGCCAGGTTCCGCCACCGATGCCGCCACCGCTTATGCCTTGGATGAACGCACCGCAGCCACCACCCCCGGCCTCAGAGCCGATGAATCCACCCATACCGGGTACATTAGCGCCGCTTATACCGCCGCCACCTGGTACAGGTGCACCACCAATGCCACCATGGGCCACTGGGTATCCTGGCTGGGGCACCGGCTATGCGCCGCCTCCTCCACCGCCGTGTGCACCACCACCGCCTACAATTAGCTTGACACAaccgccaccaccgccgccgccatcTAATTGA
- the LOC117789791 gene encoding peroxiredoxin-2 → MSFLGRALLRNVSLLNKNIAGQHKQAARLLHNTAPLCTVRVQQPAPDFKGLAVVGNDFQEIKLEDYRGKYLVLFFYPLDFTFVCPTEIVAFSERIKEFQDINTEVVGVSVDSHFSHLTWCNVDRKNGGVGKLKYPLLSDLTKKISADYDVLLEKEGISLRGTFIIDPKGILRQYSINDLPVGRSVDEVLRLIKAFQFVEEHGEVCPANWNPKTNPATIKPDVDESKQYFSKHG, encoded by the exons atgtCTTTCCTTGGACGTGCTCTTCTTCGCAAC GTATCGTTGCTGAACAAAAACATTGCTGGTCAACACAAGCAGGCAGCACGTCTGCTGCATAATA CTGCTCCCCTGTGCACGGTGCGTGTGCAACAGCCGGCGCCAGATTTCAAAGGTTTGGCGGTTGTCGGCAACGACTTTCAGGAGATCAAACTTGAAGACTACAGAGGCAAATATCTAGTGCTATTTTTCTACCCTTTGGACTT CACATTTGTGTGTCCCACAGAAATTGTTGCATTTAGTGAACGCATTAAGGAGTTCCAGGATATCAACACCGAGGTTGTGGGCGTCTCTGTTGATTCACATTTCAGCCACTTGACCTGGTGCAATGTGGATCGCAAGAATGGTGGAGTTGGCAAACTAAAATATCCTCTACTCTCCGACTTGACCAAGAAGATATCCGCTGATTATGATGTTTTACTCGAAAAGGAGGGTATCTCTCTACGCGGCACATTCATCATTGATCCCAAGGGTATCTTGCGTCAATACTCAATCAATGATTTGCCCGTGGGCCGTTCCGTTGATGAGGTACTGCGTTTGATTAAGGCCTTCCAGTTTGTCGAGGAGCACGGTGAGGTGTGCCCAGCCAATTGGAATCCGAAAACAAACCCAGCCACTATTAAGCCCGACGTGGACGAGTCCAAGCAGTACTTCAGCAAGCACGGCTGA